ATGCAAGAAGTTTCAgcgtgaagggcgggcctggtgcaagcggtagagtcttaccgcttgtgaccggaaggtcccgggttcgagtcgtggtctcctcgcattgcacaagcgagggtaaggcttgccactgacacctttccccagaccccgcacagagcgggagctctctgcactgggtacgcaaGAAGTTTCAGCGTATATCCAACCTTCTAAATCGTGATAATTGATCTGTTTTGCAGGTATGAACCAAACACAATTGATCTTGACCAGGATGAGTTCAAGTATTCTTCTATTTCTCttacttgtatatatataatactaTAATAACAATTGAGTCCTTTGGTGATATCTGAGATCATCGTTCTAGGTACTGGTTCAAGATTTTGTCAGATCATTTGCCAGACCTTGTGGACAAGGTATGATGTTGCTCTTGCAAAGACATCTGCATAGTTCGTCTTTGCTTTATTCATGACAATGTGTTAAAAAAGGTATGCAAATGTCGTTCTCACTCACTCACTACAATCATCAAGCCATCCAAGACTGGGTTTCCAGTATTCGCTAATTTAATCAGATGTATCTCCCTCAGTTTCCGAATCCGCCTATAGAATAGAATGGCATCTCTGGTACAGTCGGCATGAGGCGGTCTGTAACCCCATAAGGCTAGAACCACACCTCATATGGAGCAGAAATTGTATCACCCTTGATCTTATGTTATCCAAATCCATTTTCTTAAAAATATCTAACTTCTTTGTTGTTGGGTCCTTACAAGTAAGTATATCAAGCTGTAAACTGCCTACTATTTGTAGTTCGCAACATTATACACACCACCTTTTATCGGTTTCCACATAAGCAGGTATGCACCTGCCACAAATGTTTGCCAAAAGGAACAGAGACTCCCTTGTTAAGGGACTTGTTGCTGTTTCCAAACCTCAATGAGCTTAGCTCCTTGACTGTAATGAAGGCGATATTTCCACTTCACTATCATCACAATCAAGTTTACATCGAGATTGCATATTTTGGGCTGAGATAGTACACATATGGTTTTTCATTTTGTCGTAACAATCAAATTTACCTGAATATCCATTTCTTGTCTGTTTGGGAGTAGATGGAATCCTGAAACAGTATATTCTTGGCTAACTTGTGCATTCTATCATTTGTAGGCAGTTGCTAGTGAAGGTGGGACTGATGATGCCAAAAGGCGGGGAGATGCATTTGCGCATGCCTTTTCTGCTCATCTGGCAAGGTAAAAAAATTGCTGTTGCATGTCAATATTGCTCTCTCTCTTTGCTACCTAACTTGTGTCAGGTTAGATTGATGGAGGAGCCAGCTGCTTATGGAAAGTTTGGTTTGGTCAACCTGTTGGAGTTGAGGGAAGAATGTCTGAGAGAATTTCAGTTTGTTGATGCATATATTAGCATCAAACAAAGGTTGGCTTCCTATATGTGCGCATGCATGCACACATGCTCTCATTTGTCTAACATTCTGGTATCTTCTGCTTGAAGGGAAAATGAAGCTTCACTGGCTGTTTTACCAGATCTTCTGATGGAACTGGATAGTATGAATGAGGTATATGACAGAGGGGCTTCTTTCTGCTTAATTCTGCACGTAACTGAAGTCATCTTAACATTTGCTTCTGTGATAGCTCAAGTTATCTACTTGCGATTATGCCAGTTTTCTATTGGCAGCATGTGGATGAGAAAACATGAGAAATTTTGGTTCATGCCACGATCATAAGTCCACGTTTAACAAAATACCACTAAATGTGTTTCTAGCAAAAGCAAAACATTCCAATGTCACTGTTAGGGGTATTTTGTCATTGTTGTTATTTTTCTTTTCCCTCTGTAGCGAAGCTTCAACTCTAGATATTCATCTGAGTGTACATTTCATGGATATCCAGGAAGCTAGGCTGCTTGCTCTAATTGAAGGTGTCCTTGCTGCAAATATATTTGATTGGGGATCTCGAGCTTGTGTAGACCTTTATCACAAGGGAACTATAATAGAAATCTATCGCATGAGCCGCAAGAAGATGCAACGTCCTTGGCGGGCAAGTATTCCAAGTCTGAACTTTTTAAATGTTACAGTTGCATTGCGACCTCTGAGAGTTATAAAAAAAAAGAGTTGTGCTGTCACAAACTGTATCATTAACTTTATGTACTTTTTCTTGCAGATTGATGACTTCGATATGTTCAAAAAGAGAATGCTTACTGATAGAAAGGACCAACCATACAAAAGAGCACTGCTTTTTGTTGATAACTCAGGTGCTGATGTGGTCCTTGGAATGCTTCCTTTAGCTCGGGAGCTTTTACGCCATGGAACAGAGGTATAAATTGAAATGCTGAAAAGCTAAAGAGTTTGCCTTTTTTGTTAGGTTTGCTCCACACTGAATTTAATTAGAAAGAGCAGACAGAATGCTGGCTGCAGAGACTCAATCAAGGGAACACACGATATATTGCATGCTAATGTATATGTCACATTTATTTTTTTCCTATTTCCTTCGTTGAAGATATAGACTGCATGAAAAAATGGAAAACATCCTTGGTGAACGTTGTGATAATTTCTAAAAGATCTTATTTGTGACAACCCAGAACTGATAAAAAATGGAGATGATTTTAGCTGTCTGGCTGACCTCGTGAATTAACTGACTGAAGCAAACCTTCAAAATCCCATTTGGTGATTACTTATGGTATATCCAATTGTCATAAATTTTCTAATGATAGATAGATGTTTAATGTGATCAGGTAGTTCTTGTTGCAAACTCGTTGCCAGCTTTGAATGATGTTACTGCTAATGAACTTCCAGAAATTATAGCTGAAGCCTCAAAGGTACAAAGTAAATACAATCCCTTGCCACTTAGCTGTATTATCTATTGTCGTTAGCTCTAAGTtcatatatataactcaaatgaTAATGTATCACAGCACTGTGGTATCCTTCGGAAAGCTGCAGAAGCTGGTGGGTTGATAGTTGATGCAATGGCTGGCATCCAAGATGATCTCAAGGATGAACCAGTGTCAGTGCCACTAATGGTTGTTGAGAATGGATGCGGCAGTCCATGTATTGATTTCCGGCAGGTTAGCTcagagcttgctgctgctgcaaAGGATGCAGATTTGGTAAGGCTGCAGCATTTTTAGCTGTCCATTTTCTCATGCAAGAATCATTTGCAATGTTCTGTTATTTATAATATTGGTTTGCTTTCCAATATGATGCAGTTAATTTTAGAGGGCATGGGGCGGTCACTGCATACCAACCTGAATGCCCGTTTTAAGTGTGATGCTCTAAAGGTACTTGTTTCTGCAAACCTTACTCATTGGTTGCTACACAGGCAACCTTGATAGTTCTGATTGCAAGAAATTTCCTcatcttaaaaaaaaaaaagaatcatagATTTTATATATAAGAAATTTGATGGTTAGATCAGTTTCAGATCATGACTACAACAATATTTTCAGTCATAGGCAATGGACTTCAAATATAATTGTAGTCATGACTCAGTCACACAGCACAAACAGCAGTATTTTTTTCTCTAGACACTCTGCACAGTCAACTCCGAATTCCAATGATTTTAATTGCCAATGTAGCTTCAGCTGAATCTGGAACTTCCTTACCTTTCTGTCAATTTGTTGGAGTCAGAGCAGAATCTTTGATAAGATGTCCCACCTAATCATGTATGCCATTTTAAAAAGTTTACAAGTAGAGCTTTTGTGCGCAGCTTGCTATGGTCAAGAATCAGCGATTGGCAGAAAAGCTCTTCAATGGAAATATATACGACTGCATCTGTAAATTTGAACCAGTTTCTTAACAATATGGTAATGCTCACTAATTTTGCCACGGCATTGCTTAAATCTGGTAGTTTTGACAAAGTGGGTATCTTTTCTTCAGTTTTATCACCAGTTTTCAGTTTTATCTTCTTGCAGCAACTAGCAGAAGCAACTTGATTGGTGCAGCCGGCGAGACAAAGAAACAATCATACTGCATACGGCATAATGGTCCTTCCAATGTAAGGGGTACAAGAAGGCGCCCTTACAATATGCAGCTAGTGTCTGTGATAATAGTGTTGTCTCAAACAATATAATAAAGGCTTTAAAGGCCATTTCCAGAAATATTGAATGGAGAGGTTTGAGCCAGCCAACTGGTGTCCGTGTACCCGAAAAGCGAGAACTCGATAGCAGCCTAGCAGGGCCGAAGTAACATACCCTGGAAAGATCTTATGCCGTGCTCGAATCAATCCAAGATTTGTTCACTTGCCGGGACAATGCCGTCACTCAAATGCTAAAAATCAGTTATTAGTTCTTGCATGGATGTTTTCAATTCTGAGAAAGGCTGTCACCATGTATTTTAATCGGTAGTTAAATTGTACGGTAGAATAGATAAATCACTAAACGAGACGGTGCACAAGAGCAACAAGACAGGTAAAACATAAGAGACGAGAGATTTCTTCAGCATACACCAGTTGATCCACTAATCAACAAGCCGTCCGTCACTCCAGAAACTATCAGCTCTAGGCAAAGTTGATGTCATACGCCTTGCGGCCGTCCGCCCTGAAGATGCCGAAGTGGCGCTCGAACTCGGGGCCGGGCTTGCCGTCCTCGTCGTACAGGTCGAACAGGAACACCTCCACGGGTACGCCGGGCCGCTTGGGTGTGCCGACGCCGCGCACCGCCCTCTCCACGATCTTGGCGTTGTACGCCGCGGCGTTCTGCGGGGTCGCGGCCGGGTGCCCCGCGGTCGGCCACCCGGTCTCGGTCACCGCGACGGGCACGGCACCGAACCCCTCCTTCTCCAGCGCGGCCACCAACGCGTCCACGGTGGCGTCGAACAGGTTGGTGTACACCAGCGCGCCGTCGTGCACCGGCGCGGCGCCCGCGCCGAAGAGCGCGTACGCGAGCTGCACGTTGGCCGGGTCGTTCACGTAGCTGATGAAAGGGTAGGTGTTCACCATGAAGGGCGCGCCGGTGTCGGCCAGGAACTGCAGCATGGGGCGGAGGACGGTGAGGGAGGCCGCGTCGAACGCGCCGGCGGAGGGCGGGTACGAGGCGGCGAGCACCGAGGAGGCGTGCGCGGAGGAGACCTTGACCCTGCCGCCGAGCCCCAGCGCGGCGAGCGCGGCGTGCAGGTTCCGCATGGCCGGCACGAGGTGCGGCGCGTAGAACTGGTTGTTGTACAGCACCTCGTTGCCGACGGCGAGGTACCGGACGCGCTCGGCGGGGGCGTGGGCCAGGACCGAGGACCGCAGCCACCGCGCCGCGCCCTCGGGCCCCGACGCGGCGAGGAAGGTGAGGTTCTCGTTGGGCACGCCCACCATGAGGTCGATCCCCGCCGCGGCGAAGGCCGGGAGCACGGCCGGGTCGGGAAGGAAGAGCCGCGCCTTGGTGATCCCGTTCTGCTTGAGCAGCGCCGCCGCGGCCGACGGCGGTGGGAGGTTGCTGCCGACGCGGCCGTGGCAGATGCCGATCTTGCCCGCGtcaccggccgccgccgccgctatcgACGCGACGGCGAGGAGGACGTGGCCCAGAAGACACAACGCTGTTCTCGTGGCCATTGGTgagggaaggaaggaaggaaggaagggaaAGGGACTAGGAAGGGGATGCCACGCTTTGGTTGTGTTGTCGCCGTTAAATAGAATTTTGCTTTGCCAAGAATAGTAGGGTTCTGGTTGTTTGTAGTTGTGGCGGATCGAGGACGTTAAGGTTGGAATAAAAAGCGTGGGTCACACACTGCTTGGTTCTGATGCTTTATGGTTGTTCGATTGGCTGTTTGGCCCGGCTTGGTAGTGGCCGTTGACACATATAGCCGTTGGGGTTTTAAATTTTTGCTTTTGTGCTAGCGACTAGCCTCTCTCTCCAGTAGTACATCTTTTGGAAGCAGAAGGAACGGCCGACATGAACGTCCACCGGCACGCGGGGCTGAATTTTGAAATGGCCAGAAAGCACGTCCGCATTGATGAAGCGGTTGGTGTGATGACTGGAAACTCTCCAAGCGCTTCAGATGCAAATGCATTGATCAGGACGCCCGCACCATGGACGGCTCTCTCTTTGGCGTGGCAGCATCCCTGCGCGGAAAAAAAAGAGTTCTACGCAGCTGCGTCGCACGCCACTCCCGCTGCAACAACGCGTAGAAGAGCGACGCGTGTCCCGCTGGCCCACCAGGCGAGACGGCACACACACCATCTGCGTGAGTTGAGCCGAGGCGTCGTCCTTCCGAGCCGAGTCTGCTGCTTCTTCAAGGCAGCTCGATCCAAAATCACGTAAAGCTGCTCCCCTCGTCCATGGAAATCCTTCGGTGCTCCACTAGTCCATCTGCCGGGTGAGGTCCGATGGTGAGGAGTCGTGGCTTTTGTTTGGATCGACCTTAGCCGCAGGCAACAAGGGCGAGAGGCTAGCCGCAGGTCGTCGAGTTGTGCGCTTGCATGGGCGTCCGTCGACCGgtgaacggcggcggcggcagcggatcCTCCGCCTTCTTCTCTCTGCCTCTGTACCTAGTTTCAAATGTGAAATGCTCTGTTGATTTCCTTTACAGGTGGTTGCATTTGCGGTTGTTGAGCACTGAAGGTGAGCAGCGAGCGACACCATGTGCAAGTGTTTGTCGAAATTACAGACCCAAAAAACCGAATAAGCTATGTCAATGAGTACAGTGGTATGCTCCAGATCCTTGTTATCTTACGCTGTCTTCAACGGGAGACCCGTTTCGGAACCTAAACTTAAAATGGGTCTTCAACACAATACCTATAGCCTCCAGCAGAGTACCTATATGAAAGACCAATTTTAGGTGTCGAGAGAGGTGTAacctaaatctgagtatcctctctcctggagacctatttgcagaaagggttgtcttttaggtcttgttgttggagaagaccaaaaatagttATTGAATCTTTTGCCTATAGCGTTACCCAAAGGACgaatgtgtcttgtattttgggtagcGATTGTTGGagataggccccgttcgctgggctgaaactggctgaaaaacactgttccgactgaattgttgtgagagaaaaatactgttccggctgaaaaaaagaagtcgaacaggccgaatatggggtaagccgaacagggccatggTCTTATCGACGTTTCATGTGTCAGATGCTGCTAGAAGTAAGCTGGAAACAAAAGCACCCTACACACCAATTGACACATTCTTGAAATTGTTAGTTTTATGTGTCAGATTTTGACAGAATGACTGATTTAAGTCGCGTTGCTTGTTTCCCTGCTTCACTGAACAGTAATAACAACAGACTCAAGGGACCTTCAGCATTGGAACCTTCTGTTATTGGCAGGCAAATAATACCTGATACTGAGAGATGCAAATGTGTTCTTGTATTTTTGTTGTCGCTTCTGTGAGCCTCATGGCTTTGAACCTACATTTGTACAGTTGCAATTTTAATACAAATTAGGGCCTGTTCGCTTCACCGAAAAAATAAaccaaaacactgttctggctgatttgttgtgagagaaaaatattgtttcgactgaaaaaacaaactgaaaagtacggattataagataagcgagcAGAGCCTAGGTAAGGCCTTCCCTCCCGACTtctttaaaaaaaagagagaagcaaATGTGTATTCATGTCAGGGTGTTTGGCTGATGAGATATAAACGGACACTTGTGCTCTCTTGGTGGTGTTGTTTCTTGAAGGCacatctacatgataaaaataaaaGAAAGTCTAATTGGTGGCTAGAAATAGGATGTTGTATTGTACATAGATTTTGTATTTTCTTATTTATGTATGGAATTCCTTCTTTCTCTGAGCCGCCATTCCTATCCCACTATTATATCTGAACATATTGTTGCTATCATAAATAAATATGTGTTGATGTCATTAGAGAGCATGGATCACAAATGAAAGATCAGGTGGTCGTTTCGCAGGAGAAAAAACAGAAGGCAGTGGATGATTTTTATGAGAACATTCTTGGCAGTGCTGCAGTAAGGGACTATACTCTTAACTTAGATATGCAGCACCATGATCTTTCCGATCTTGATGCCCCATTCTCTGAGGAGGAAGTCTGGACTACCATAAAAGAGGACCTGGACAAGGCCCCTGGGCCAGATGGTTTCACAGGGAGGTTCTTCAAATCATGTTGGAGCATTATTAAGGAGGATGTGCTGATGGCGTTGGACGCCATCCATCGTGGTCATGTATTCAAATTTAGGCTATTGAATACGGCCTATGTTACCCTACTGCCTAAGAAAGTAAATGCAGTTGAAGTGAAGGATTTTCGTCCTATAAGCTTGATTCATAGCTTTGCCAAGTTGGTGACTAAGATTTTGGCTAATCGGCTAGCACCGCTGTTACCTTCCTTAATCTCTGCAAACCAAAGCGCTTTTGTGCGGGGAAGGAAGATTCATGACAACTCTATGCTGGTCCAACAGATGGTGAAACCTCTGCATAAGAAGAAGGAGGCACATATCCTTCTTAAACTAGACATCTCCAAGATGTTTGATTCTGTCTCTTGGTCGTTTCTCCTGGAAGTCATGTGCAAGGTAGGGTTCGGTCAGCGGTGGCGAGACCTTATTTGCTTGATCTTGTCCACCTCCTCGATACAAGTACTTGTTAATGGAGTGCCTGGAGACACTATTTTGCATCACCGTGGTTTTAGACAGGGAGACCCCTTGTCACCAATGTTGTTTATCCTCGTTATGGATGTCCTCAATTCCCTGGTCAATTTTGCTACTCTGGCGGGTTTGATGTAGCCGCTAGCCATTCAGCAAGCACGACACAGGGTTTCCTGCTATGCTGATGATGCAGTCATATTCTTGAGACCCCACAACTTGGATCTGATCACTGTCAGACAGCTTCTGGAATTGTTTAGACACGCCTCCGGTCTTAGAATCAACCTGTCCAAGAGTTCGGTTTCCCCTATTCATTGTACTGATGAGGAATTGGCACACACTGCAAGCGTCCTCTCTTGTTCAATAAAGGCCTTCCCCTATACGTACCTTGGCCTCCCACTCTCACTTGGAAAACCAACTAAGGAGGTGTTGTTGCCTTTAGTAGATAAGGTGTCAGAATATCTCCCTGGTTGGAAGGCCTCTCTAATGAACAGGGCTGGGCGGTTAGTCATGGTGAAGGTTGTGCTGACTGCTGTCCCTATATATATCTTAATAGCCCTGAACCTTCCTAAATGGGTGCTTAAGGCTATTGACAAAAAGCGGCGGGGCTTCCTTTGGAAGGGTCACCAACATGCCAATGGAGGCAATTGCCTGGTAGCCTGGGAAAAGGTATAGAGACCAGTTGAATATGGAGGCCTTGGGATCCATAATCTTGAGCTCCTTGGTTGGGCACTTAGGATTCGGTGGTTGTGGGCGCAAAAGACAAATTCTGAAAGGCCTTGGGCTGGTCTTTCTATCGCTGTTCCTCACAAAGCCCGGGCCCTCTTTAATGTTGCAGTTGATGCCATAGTTGGAAATGGAGAGGAAATATTGTTCTGGACAGATAGATGGCTGGATGGGCATACCGTGGCAGAAATAGCACCTAACCTGTTCAATGCAGTTCAAAAACGAACAGCTAAAAGAAGGACTGTGGCCCAAGCTCTGCATAATAGAAGCTGGGTTCAAGATATTAGGGGAGCTCATACAGTAGAGGTATTGCTTGATTACCTCCACATTTGGGATAGGGCGGATGGAATTATTTTGCATCCATAGATCCCGGACATATATAATTGGAAGTTAACGCAGGATGGTTCATATAGTAGCAAGTCTGCCTATGCAGCCTTCTTTCTTGGATCCATCAAGTTTGGGTCGTGGAGAAGGATCTGGAAAACTTGGGCTCCCCGCGCTGTAAGTTTTTCATTTGGTTGGTGTTTCACAACCGGGTTTGGACAGCTGATCGACTAGCAAAGAGGAATCTGCCCCATCCTGAGTCTTGCCCCTTATGTGATCAAGAGGATGAAACAATAAATCATTTGCTAGTGGGATGTGTCTTTGCTAGACAAGTCTGGTCCCTGGTTTTGCATTAGTTTGGGCTGCTACATTTGGCACCACAGTCTGCTGTAACTTGTTTCTCATGGTGGTGGAAGAGGTCTACTGCTGCTGTCCCCAAAGAAGCGCGTAAATGCCTCAATTCCTTGATAATCCTGGTGGCCTGGGAGATTTGGAAGCACCGTAACACTTGTGTCTTTGATAATAAGAGGCCAAGTGTTCAGGAGGTCCTTAGGTCCATTAGCGCAGAGGGGGGCTTTGGTGCTCGGCTGGGTCTTCCAAACTCCAGGAGCTTGTTATCAGGTCGCTGCCTGATATAGCTTAATGCTCGGAGGCTTTTGGTCGTTCTTGATCTTTGGGTGGCGAGTCTGTATCTTAGTGTCTAGGGTGTGGGGTGTGTGAGTTGGGATGTGTGTCGGGTCGCTAACCCTTATAACCTTTCTTCTACCTTAATGAAATGATGTGCAGTTCTCCTGcactgttcgagaaaaaaaaatgggTCATTTGTCTTACAATAAATTCTTCTGGATCTTGTCCAAATTCTGGATTGTCTTTTGCACTCACAATCAATTCTCATGGACCTTGCCTAAGTTCTGTATTGTCTTTTGCACTCTTTGCTTGTTTTCCTAAGATTAAAAATAGGGGATAAACATTACTACTTATAAAACTGAGATGGGAAAAATGCATGCTTGAACTAATGCAAGTACCTTTTTTTCTTTCTGGTggcctttttcttctttcttttttcaaGTACTTTTTTTTATCTTTAATTCTTTGGACCTGTTAGCACCTGAGGAGCTCTGATTGATATTTTACCTTTTAACATGTAACCAGCATATTCAATACAACTTTGAGAAACCCCACAAGTTTGGGTAGGTCTTTGGCTTAATGAATTATCAGCTTCCAAGTCCAGTTTATCAATAGCTCTCTCCAAATCATCAAGAAGACTTTTGAAACTGAGCACTTCAATGCAATAGATGTCGCCTTTCGAGAGATCCGTGCAACTTGTGCTCTTGAAGTTTCATTATCATCTATTTGTTTCTTCTCACAATTCTAATGGCAGCATATTGAATTATACATATTACATGCAAACTATATGCTTATACGATATAAAGTCTTATCGGCTCTTAGTCTGGTGCTCTTTCTAACACCGAAGACAATACTCCTGGCATATGAATTATACATATGCATCATCCTCCGAGTTGAAAGTCATTCCAACTTCTGGTACGATAACAGATTGACAAGGATTGTTATCCGCCTAAAAGTACAAGAAGGCaataattaaaatatataaatacAATATGAAAGCCATCCTAATTTCTAGTGCAAATATGGATTAACCATGATTTTTATCCACCTGTCATACAATGAGATAAAACTAAAATATCCAAATTATAATAATCCAGCTGTAATAAATAGTTCTAGGTTTTGGTCGCTGGTCTATGGGTACTTTTTACATCCCTGAGCCCTCTTTATTTTTTGACAACATCCATGAGCCCTCTTTATGCCTCTTGGGAGGTTCAGCTTGTGGTAATGGCATGACCCACAAACTGACTTTAGTAGAAAATTTCCCATGTGTGAACTTTGCATGAACTAACGAGTACAAGACTTGTGTTGGAACTTGGAAGGTTAAGCTAACTTTAATTAAAACTTGTGGTATGAATTTTATATTTGACATATGCAAAGACACTACTGGACGAAATTTATCCTAGAAAAATTCGAGAATAGAGCCAATTCACTTGTTGATACGTGTGGTAGATTGAGTCATCCTATGGTATGTTAAAAACAAAGATGAAACCAACATATTCCTAAAATCAGAGGCAGATCTATCTTATCACACCTCACCATCCAAGCAAACGCTATCCGCATTCTATACCCGGTCAACGTAACGTGGGTATTTCTGATGACGTATACTGTACTCCCTATgtgccaaaataaaagttattatcGTTTTCCGAGAagttaacttttttattttaaccAATTATatgtaaaagaatattaataattataatacataattaatattattagatagatcattgaatatattttcatgataaacttatttaaaaatataaatattgcacgtatttttttcGAATCAGTCAAATTGATACTTTTTTTCTGGGACTGAGCGAGTACCGCAGACTGCCACACTGGGTGGGCCAATCTCCGGTGTCTCACTCTCACCCATAGGGTCCGTATCGGCGGCGGCACCTCTGCTGTACTCAACGACGACGAGCTTCCTGATATAGATTAGTGATAGAGATGGACCTTCCCGTGTCAACCGGGTCGGAAATACCTCGCCGTTGGGTTTGGGTCGCgtttccattccattccatcgggaaacccaaatcacaTACACACGCCCAccgggccgtgcccgtgccgaCGCCGCTCCGTCTCCGTGGTTTCAGTGATCTCCAGCCGCGGGCGCGGAACCGACGCGGCGTCGCTGACACTCCTCGTCTCCTCCCAATAACAAAATCGGAACCGTCCAAAATCGGAACCAACGACCAACCTTCCCAAGACGGTCAGGCCTCAAGTGACCCGCTAGGCAGGCAGTCCCCAGATTCCTTCTCGCGATCTCACTGCACGCCGCACCGCACCGCGCCAGCATCagcatgggcggcggcggcggcggcggcctcggaCGCGGGGGGCGCGGCGCCTACCTGCTGCTACTGCCGCTTCTCCTGCTCGCCGTGGCCGGTGCCGCCGCggggaaggagaaggagaagggggcgTTCGGCAAGCTGCGGTTCCGGCGGGAGAGCGGGACGTTCAAGGTGGTGCAGGTGGCGGACATGCACTACGCGGACGGCCGGACCACGGGCTGCGAGGACGTGCTCCCGTCCCAGGTGGCCGGCTGCACCGACCTCAACACCACCGCCTTCCTCTACCGCGTCTTCCGCGCCGAGGACCCCGACCTCGTCGTCTTCACAGGTCGGTCGTGCTTATCCGACCCTGTCCACAGATACTTAGCCAATTAAGTAATCAATCGATTTGACTTGTCCATCTCGCTTTTAATCCGATTCCATATCGCTAGTGCTGGTAGTTTGGTTGCCGTTGTCGTTCAGTTGGATAGAATATGTGAAAAGATTAGTCAGTCAGCGTGTGCGCGATGGTGATGAGAGAGATGTTTAGTTCATTGAAGTTGTTACGGATCGTGGTCGAGATCCCGTTCTGAAAAAAATTCTGTAG
Above is a genomic segment from Miscanthus floridulus cultivar M001 chromosome 3, ASM1932011v1, whole genome shotgun sequence containing:
- the LOC136542193 gene encoding glucan endo-1,3-beta-glucosidase-like encodes the protein MATRTALCLLGHVLLAVASIAAAAAGDAGKIGICHGRVGSNLPPPSAAAALLKQNGITKARLFLPDPAVLPAFAAAGIDLMVGVPNENLTFLAASGPEGAARWLRSSVLAHAPAERVRYLAVGNEVLYNNQFYAPHLVPAMRNLHAALAALGLGGRVKVSSAHASSVLAASYPPSAGAFDAASLTVLRPMLQFLADTGAPFMVNTYPFISYVNDPANVQLAYALFGAGAAPVHDGALVYTNLFDATVDALVAALEKEGFGAVPVAVTETGWPTAGHPAATPQNAAAYNAKIVERAVRGVGTPKRPGVPVEVFLFDLYDEDGKPGPEFERHFGIFRADGRKAYDINFA